Part of the Musa acuminata AAA Group cultivar baxijiao chromosome BXJ3-10, Cavendish_Baxijiao_AAA, whole genome shotgun sequence genome, TCTGCTACCTGCTTAAGAGTTACTCACCAGACACCTGCCACGTGATTCACGAGTTCGACCGGGACCCACACGAACAGTGACCTCTCCGATGAAAACGGGTAGGTTCAGAACTGTTCCACAAGCAAACAACTCGTGGGGGCGGCGCGGACCGCAGTAGCGTCGTGACTTGGGTCGTACAGTCGGTGGTGGGTGTGGAATGGGGCCACGTGGGCGACTCATTATTTGTTGCTTTACATAATTAATCTCAGGATTTGAAGTAATTTTTTGCTTCAAATTGATCCACATATGGTTAagaaataatttctttttttgttattttatgtttcatttattaaaagaaaaacacACAATCAGGGAGTTGTTGGCACCCCAATTCAACTGCTAGTAGTTGCCAACTTGTATGTAGCAATATTGATGCAGTGTGTATTATTATGTTTTCAAGTTTTAAGATAATAAATTTTGAATTTaatcatatcaattttttaaaaaataatttatgtcttaaaatgattatataaattaaaaaatatgacaGTATAATACATCATAAATTTAATATGTATTATAATTTATGTTTGAGTTTTAGTAAATTATGACTCATTAATTAGGTGATTGAGAGATTTAATGTACAATGCATCTATATAGGGAAGAGAAGAAGATTAGTGGAGGCATTCTAGTTTTCgaaatattattaaatttttatattttgagctATTAACTCTTAATATATCTTGAAATAGAGAAAGTAGTTTTGTATATCTCACTctttatttctctttttcttttgtttaacaTCAGGTATTTGatatatcaaaatcatcatcaacaaTCCAAAATAACACTATAGAAGAACAACTTGTCATGAGATATGTGGATGACGGTTATGATTTAAGATGACGTGGAGATATGACAACTATGAAGGTTATATGATACTTATTAATTAGCATTTAAAACTTGTTAGATACAGAGCAAAAAAGTATTCTaatattcttttatatttttcttctaaAGATGATTCTACTTGTTATAATATTAATGGATTAAAAACTAgtgaaatcataaaaaatatatctaaACTAACTTTGACCAATCCCGGAGCATAATCTAGTCACACCAATCACCCTCCtaattgctttaaatgcaaacaaGTATGATACTATATGAACAAGTGCCCAAATACACAAGCTAATCCATGAGTCAACtttattaaaaaagaaattatcaATAAATTATCTGAAGATATTAGAAAACCATAATATGATAAATATCCGGAGGAGGCTTATGAAGAAATTGTACCGGaagatgatgaatgcttggtaatcTATAGAGCGCTTACTATTTCAAAATATGATTCTATTGAAAACTAGTTACTGATATAATGTTTTAAAGATACGTTGCAAGTCTCAACATAAAGTTTGTTATCTTGTTATTGATGGTGATACTTGTAAGAACATAATGTCTCAAAATATGATACATAAGCTCAAGCTCAAGATAAAATCATATCCTAAATCATATTGGATTATATGATTCTATAAAGGCAATGAAGTATCAGTTATTAATTGACACCTCATTCCTTTTTCGATgggcaaaaattaaaaatatgatatgtCGATGgacaaaaattataaatatgatatgtTATGTAATGTAGTACCAATGGATATTAGTCATATATTTTGAAAAAATCATAATACTACAATACATATGTTATCCATGAGGGTAGAAAGAACACTTATACTTTAAATTCAATAGAGTTCAATTTATGCTTTTGTGATGCAAAGAAGAATTTGCTCTCAAACTTTTAACCCAACTCAAAGGAAAGGAAATAATTTCTTACTTTAAATAAGTTTATAAgagaaagtaaaaaaaatgaaGTTATATTTACGTTAGTCGCTAAAGATTGCCTGCACCTTATAAAAATTCCATATGAAGTAAAAGCTATTTCAGAGGAATTCAATGACCTCTGCTCTAAATTACTTTCTAATGGTCTATCTTCCTAGATATTCAACATAAAATCGATTTAATTCCAAAAGCAATATTACCAAACAAatctcattctcaaatgagcccAAAAGAACATGAAGAGTTCAATACACAAGTGATGAATCTACTATCCAATAGTTATATTTGGAAAAGTTTATAAAGTTTATATGTGTCATTCTAGCTCTATTGGTTCTAAAGAAGGATTAAACTTGATAGATATGCATCAATTAAGTTATCAATCGGATTATCATTAAATATATGTTTCTTATTCCACGTGTGAAGATATGTTTAATATGTTTGCTGGAcctaaattttttttctaaaattgatCTCCAAAATGGTTTTCACCAAATCTATATTAAACTATAAGATGAATGAAAAATTACTATCAAAACTTAAGAAGATTTATTTGAATGGTTAGTTATGTCATTTGTTTTTTCAAATGCTCCGAGCATCTTCATGCGAATGACGAATCAAATTCTACATCCTTATATTATAAAGTTTATTACTATTTACATTGATGATATTCTTCTTTATAATCATAATAAACTTGACTATATTGAACATTTGAAAACTATCCTTTTAACATTTGAAAACTATATATAAAACTTAAGCtatatataaatctttcataACCTCTAGCCTAGTTTTTATAAGCTTCATCTTAATCCTTGTAGATATTCAAGTAGATTATGAGAAGATTAAAGCTATCCAAGCTTGGTCAACACTAATATCTATGTTTAGAGTTTTCATACGTTGACAACCTTTTatcattgatttattcaaaatttcAATACTATTATCAAATTATTAAAGGTGAAATTATTCATTGCTCTTATtcttatattatcatatttttctaaaatatttagtgTAAATTATGATTCAATATTTAAAGTTAGTTGTGATTCCTGTGATATTAGTGGAGAACTTAATCAAGAAGGACAACAACGTTTAGTGAAAAGTTTAACAATACAATAAAGAActatttaatttataatattaaattttatgttaTTGTTTAAGTACTCCAAGAGACCTTATTTAATCTAAAGAGAATTTGACTTCAATTCTTAACAGAAAGctcttaaatatataatattattaggtAAATCTCAATAGGTGATATGCAAAATgagtgatatttttataaaaatatactttTGTCTCAAAGCATAAGAATGAAATATATAATAAGATTATAGATACAATTGGTGATCGATGCTTCTTAATATTATGTGTGCCCAATTAAAAGGATTTAATATAATAAGAAATACTTATTCTAATGATTTTGAAGAAGCATATGAATTATATGTACAAAGAATCATCATGAAGATTATGTTATTAaagatgaattttcttttatgaaactCAACTTTATAttcttaaatattatttaaaagagCACGTTATCCAAGAGCTATATTATGACATATTAGGAGGTTACTTTAGGAGGGACAAAACAATCCTTCTCAtcaaaactaaatatttttagcCTACAATCTACCGAGATATTGcacattatataaaaaaaaaaaaaaatattttaaactttaaaagattaatcttcgaatcttgatatatgtatttatttatcaattcctaatgtttctcaagaaaatataTATTAGTATGACTTTCATGATTGAtctatcaaaatttaaaaaaaaaaacagattctATTGTTGTTAATCGATTTTTTAAAATGACACATTTTATTCTTTAAAAAAGACCACGAATGCTTTTTATATTGCAAACATTTATTTTAATGAAGTGATCAAACTTAATGGAATTCCTAAATCTATCACATCATATAATGATactaaatttcttaatatttttgaaaaaaattatggaAGAAATTTAGCACCAACCTATTACATAATAGTATTTATCATCCTCAGATGAACAAattaagattattaatagaacCTTTGGTAATTTGCTATAACATTTCATTACAGAAAGAACAAAACAATGATATCTCATCCAACCTTTTATAAATATGTGATTAATCATTGTATGATAAAAGTTCAtttgagattatttatgatcGTCTTTCATCTCATTATCTAGATCTTACTAAAATATatgaatcatttttatcaaattaaaaaaaaaaagattttgttattatcatgataaaaatttataaagaaataAAGAAGTTTGAAGTTAACaatcaaatttataaaaaaaagactaACAAGCATTGTCGGATGAAGATATTTGAAGAAAGAGATCTTATTTGGGTCTTTTTGAAAAAAGAATATCTTCTaacataaatttataataaacttaaaaaaaagaaaaagaaaaatcaatctCGATCGAGTTTCTAAGAGAATTAATAATAATTCTTATCAGATTGAACTTCCTTCCTCTTGAAGTTCACACTCACTCCACATTTATTTAACGTGCAAGAGTTCTTTCTCACTTGGAGAGAGTGAGAGACTTAGAGAGCATTGGATGCTCCAAAATgtcaaaataataaatttaaagttTGATCTTATCAAATCTCAAAAAAATGATTCGTAAATTGATAAAACTATAAAAACATAAAATCATTAAAGTATTGTTTTTTAGTAAATTATGACATATTAATTAAGTGATTGAGATATTCAATATATAAGTAATCTATAAAAGCAAAATGAAGAAAGATTGATGAAGATCTTTTAGTGAATAAAATCTCATCAaagttttatatttcaaactATTAACATAAACAAGTGTTCAATTATCATAAGCATGTAAAGTTAGTCTATGAGATGAAGAAAACCAAGAACTAGAATTACCGGTCTCGAGGAACCCAATAATAAGGGAAAAGTTAGTCTATCAAATGAATATGCAGAATCTTCAGTACCAAACCTTCCACACATATTGGGATGCCTAATTAACTAAAAAACTACACGATGTTTTAGTTGACCATGCCAAGAATGCTTTGGATATTCTAATCAACAGGTTAATGTTCATGACAAGTCAATATTAAATAGTCAACCACAGAAAAGCTTGGAGCAATAGTTGACAGCAAGCAGTGGAAAAGCATGTAAACAACTACTGGTAATTAGTTCATACACTATTGGAATACTCAAGAAATTTCTGGGGAATCTTGCATGTTACTTGATGTGTAAAATATATAGATATGATTCTTACGAATAAAAAGAATTATTCTCAGTGGAATATGCTCTGAATGATGTTACCAGTAATTTGCTCTTCATAACTACTGGTTTTCACTCGAATGATTGAAGCTCATGAAGAATTGACAAGTCACTGACAGAAacatccacttcttttccctcatCCTGCAAAGCAAATGAGTTATTTTCTCACTCTATCTCCAGATGATGTTGGAACTGTCTCACCATATCCCACGATTGCAGATGAAATCATGTTCGTCCTGGTCTTGTCTCCTGTCAAATTATGCATTACTAGTTCATGTAGCAAATAAATGAAAGAGAATCTGAAAAGCTGCAGAAACCAGCAGATCAATGAAACACATACTCAGAACAGATGGCAAAGCCCTCTGCTTTACACTGGCCTTACCTAATGGAATCTTGTAAGAGTATTATTCTACAGCTCATATTGGGGTAAAAAGACTGAAATGTCTGAAAAGTTCATCAGTAAGTAAACCAATGATTAGCCAGCAAAAACTACTGTAAGTAGCACATCAACCAAGCATAATAATTCACATGTAGAAGATAGTGAGGAAGGGAATGTAAGAAACAGATATCATGTCACCAATAATTACTGAGCCAACCTGATAACCAGGACCTCATTTTATCATATCAATCAATCACATACATGTTATTCCTTTCAGCTAGGACAACTAGTACCACTAACATCATATCATGCAACCAAATTTGGCACTCATGGATGACAGATGAACAATAAAAAAGCAGAGAGAATCTGAACAATGGATAAGAACAGGCCCACTTGGCATCAAATTGGCTTCAGCCAACACCActcaaacaaaaacaaaacaatcTTTTGAGCCAAGTAATACCACTAACCCCAATTCATGCCACCAAAATTGCCACTCATGGATGACAGATTAACTACCATAAGAAAGCACAGGGCACAACTGAACTGTTTCCATTAAACAATTGAGTTGGGGCAACTAACACAACCAGTACCATTTCATGCCACCAAATGTGGCTCACTCATGGATGAGAACCAACACAGAGCACAGAGAACCACTTCAACAATCAATAAAATACCTGATTAGCTTGAACTAACACCATCTTTATCAAAGCCACTAACATCAACAACAACAGTTCATGCCACCAAATTTTCCACTCGCGAATGACAGATGAACTACCATGGCAATGCAAGAGAATAACATCAGCAACGGATAAGAAGAGGTGCAATTGGCTACAAATTAGATTGAGCTGGATGGAAGTAAGTACATGTTAGTGATGAACAGCCAAAGACATGGCATGGCCAAAATAGTAGTGTCTTGAACAATCTACTAGAATTCTTCCCATTCAAATAGAAACTAAAACAAAAGCCAAAAAGGGGAGAAAAAAGCAGCACACTGCACTGTAGCTTCTAAGCTCCTCActcatcatcctcttcctcctgtTTCAAAAGATATCAAATTAGAAGAATTAGTAGAATTTTCCATGGAGTGGACAAAATACAAACTCTTTTGATAATTACAAACCTCTTCGgttccctcttcttcctcatcatcatcattcacCTCGGATTTAGATTTGTCAGACTCATCTTCATCAGCAGCAGCATGACTTCCTCCATCAGACTATTTGATCATCCAACAAGACGAGAAAAAGTTAGCTAATCGATTTACAAAATGAATAAAACAAGGTAAACAGATAAATCGAAAGATCTGTACCTGATTCTTATTGTATGCAGCAATTTTCTTGGTATAATCCGTCTTCAACTTAGCCGCCTTGGCCACATAGGGAGCCTTCTCCTGGAAtcatcacatatctttcttttagaTCATATCTCCAAACTGATCTAATTAAGGAGAAACAAACTGGTAAAAATTACTTACAGCTTCTGACAAGGATTTCCACTTGTCTCCTCCAGCTTTACCAACCTATttagattaaaaatataaattaaatcacaTATCTACAAAGAAAACTCGTATTTATGAGTAGAAGTATTTGTTGAGGAGAGATAAAATTTAAGAAATTTACCACAGAGACCGACTTGTTATTCGGGTTCTTTTCCTTGAAGGACTTCCTGAACTCTTCCCTGACGATTCAAACAAGCAAGACATCTTTGAGCCCAAATATTAATAAAGCGAAAAATAAGAACGAAGAGGGATGCAACAAATAGGAACTCACATGAAGACGAAGAAGGCACTCGGAGGCCTCTTGGGCTTGTTGGGATCCTTGGCGGCCTTCGTCTTCCTCGGCTTCTTAGGCGCCCGTTCCCCACCCTTCTTCACCGAAAGCCTAGAAAAATAAATCGTCATCAGATCCCAAAACCCCAACCTAAAAACACCGATCGACCCACCAACCTAaccaacaaggagaagagatcctCACCTGGTGTCGGCCTTCTTGGTCGTATCCGCCTTCGACTTCCCCCGTTTCATGGCGAGGTCTGCAACAAAACCGAACAGATCCGTTCGAAATCGTCACAAAAATTAGCGAAGAAGACACCGATCGAGGTCAGagaaggggtgggggggggggggggggggggcttcaCCTTGAGATTGGCGCTTCTTCGGGTGAGGATGGTGTCGAGAAGAGAAGACGTACGGGGCAGGAGACGGGGGGCCGAATGGGAGGAGATAAGAAGGGCAAACATCAATAGGGTGTGCAGAGGGGTAAATTGAAATCCAACGGCTCGGATGGCGGACGGAGCGGCGGTGTTTGGGGCGGGGTTTTTCTTGTACACGTCAGCGATCCGCGTGATTGCTGCACATTGGCACCCTATGATGCCTGCCCTCCCCGGCGAGGATTCCTTAGAACACCCACAACTCGAAACAGCATAGGCAGCGAACCTATTTAGTGGGCCCTCCTATAACGAACGGACCCCACTAGAGGAGGTTTCTTCTGATTGGTGAGAGTCCATAGTTTGTCGGGCTCTTTTTCGTTAGATTCTTTTGGGACGGCGGTGGGGTTCGATTCGTATCGCGCGCCAGAGGGAGAAAGTCGTGGACAGTAAGATTAATTGCCACGTGTTTAAAAACAATGAAATTTGAGATCAGAATCTTATAATAGACTGTGAAATTCTCTACCAATTAgactaattaatatttaatttttatttataatatatattttttaaaaatgatcaATAATGTGATAAATATAGGGAGACAAAATACTTAAACTTTTGTTGCATTTCAATTGCTAACTAAGTCTTTCCCTCCCCAGGTAAGGAagatatttatgatttttttagtgGAAATATCTGATTTATACATTTTTAATTAGGAGATGTTAATATTATGTTAGTTAGCATTGTCAGGCCTGATTTGTCACTTTCATAATTCTTTCTCTTGAATAAAACAATAAACAATACGTGAATTGCACTCTACTCTGTTTATTTTGATCTCTTACTCTTTTTGGAGTAAGA contains:
- the LOC135651916 gene encoding DNA-binding protein MNB1B-like, which codes for MKRGKSKADTTKKADTRLSVKKGGERAPKKPRKTKAAKDPNKPKRPPSAFFVFMEEFRKSFKEKNPNNKSVSVVGKAGGDKWKSLSEAEKAPYVAKAAKLKTDYTKKIAAYNKNQSDGGSHAAADEDESDKSKSEVNDDDEEEEGTEEEEEDDE